In Deltaproteobacteria bacterium, one genomic interval encodes:
- a CDS encoding DUF2333 family protein produces MTQDKGYTNTFGQFLSLRVVAGIAFAAIALWGFWMLLGFFGQSDKLHVAQTGKSEPVHGAEEAEVSAHHDSVPSSVEHGAVHDNGGAGEHGPTPEHGALQEHVPATEHGAVPEHGAAPEHAAPAKHGVSDTPAVAPEHGAPHEPKAEGVHFVEATIEVLDYELNQRFWGWRCNDLIKLTDNVENIQLGVLEVVRRTAVNLAERISRHGVSAAIDKNLENAMNWLMIRPSDYWLPSAEDKYNDSLKELHKYAEKLERGEAHFYVRADSLIPLLLSFADLAGSCDDNLVKQHEDDGSPVSWFKTDDYFYYAKGVAMAMAKILHAVMEDFSDVIHTRHGHDLLHHAIHACHTASELEPWLVTDASLDGVLANHRANMAAEISHARYFLNALATALST; encoded by the coding sequence ATGACACAGGACAAAGGATATACCAATACTTTTGGGCAGTTCCTGTCTTTGCGGGTTGTTGCAGGAATTGCCTTTGCCGCGATTGCCCTTTGGGGTTTTTGGATGTTATTGGGTTTTTTTGGGCAGTCGGATAAGTTGCACGTGGCTCAGACTGGAAAGAGCGAGCCGGTTCATGGCGCCGAGGAGGCCGAGGTGAGTGCTCATCATGATTCCGTTCCTTCTTCAGTTGAACATGGGGCAGTGCATGATAATGGCGGTGCTGGTGAACACGGTCCCACACCTGAACACGGTGCTTTGCAGGAGCATGTTCCTGCAACTGAGCACGGTGCTGTCCCCGAACACGGTGCTGCTCCGGAGCATGCTGCTCCAGCAAAGCACGGTGTTTCAGATACACCTGCTGTTGCGCCTGAACACGGTGCTCCACATGAGCCAAAGGCCGAAGGGGTTCACTTTGTGGAGGCCACCATTGAGGTCCTGGACTATGAATTAAACCAGCGTTTCTGGGGATGGCGCTGCAATGACCTGATCAAGCTTACCGACAATGTGGAGAATATTCAACTGGGAGTACTGGAAGTCGTGCGCCGCACGGCTGTGAATCTGGCGGAAAGGATTTCCCGGCATGGGGTATCAGCCGCCATTGACAAGAACCTGGAAAATGCCATGAATTGGCTTATGATCAGGCCGAGCGACTACTGGTTGCCCTCAGCAGAGGATAAGTATAACGACAGCTTGAAAGAGTTGCATAAGTATGCCGAGAAGCTTGAAAGAGGAGAAGCTCACTTCTACGTCCGCGCAGATAGCCTGATCCCGCTCCTTCTCAGCTTTGCAGACCTGGCAGGGAGTTGTGATGACAACTTGGTTAAGCAACACGAGGACGACGGCTCGCCTGTGAGCTGGTTCAAGACAGACGACTACTTCTATTATGCGAAAGGGGTTGCAATGGCCATGGCCAAGATCCTGCACGCAGTGATGGAAGACTTTTCAGATGTGATTCACACACGCCACGGACATGATCTTCTTCACCACGCAATCCATGCCTGCCATACAGCTTCTGAGCTGGAGCCATGGCTTGTGACAGATGCCTCCCTGGACGGCGTTTTGGCCAATCACAGGGCCAACATGGCTGCGGAAATCAGCCATGCCCGGTACTTCCTTAACGCGCTGGCAACGGCGCTATCCACGTAA
- a CDS encoding dihydroorotate dehydrogenase, producing MEKPSLAVNVGGISMKNPVMTASGTFGYGQEFAPLFDLSRLGALVIKGLSLKPAPGNPPPRTVETCGGMLNAIGLENVGLAAFAENKLPFLQSLDVAVILNIYGHSIEEYAEMSERIEHLDGIAGIEVNISCPNIKAGGVAFGTDPKIAFQVTKAVREKTKLPLIVKLSPNVTDIAIIARSVEDAGADAVSLINTITAMAVDVKTRRPKLANITGGLSGPAIKPIALRMVWNAARAVRIPVIGVGGIIDASDALEFFIVGARAIQVGTANFVNPRASVEIVEGLDAYLAENNISDISQVIGSLRT from the coding sequence ATGGAAAAGCCAAGCCTTGCCGTAAATGTGGGTGGCATCTCCATGAAGAATCCGGTGATGACCGCCTCTGGCACCTTCGGATATGGTCAGGAGTTTGCCCCTTTGTTTGACCTGAGCCGTCTAGGCGCCCTTGTAATCAAAGGTCTTTCTCTCAAGCCTGCCCCGGGCAACCCACCACCTCGAACAGTTGAGACATGCGGCGGCATGCTCAATGCTATAGGCCTTGAAAATGTCGGACTTGCCGCTTTCGCGGAAAACAAACTCCCCTTTCTTCAATCGCTCGACGTTGCTGTCATTTTGAACATATACGGCCACAGCATTGAAGAATATGCTGAAATGTCCGAACGTATCGAACACCTTGATGGAATAGCCGGCATTGAGGTGAATATCTCATGTCCAAACATAAAAGCCGGAGGAGTGGCTTTTGGAACTGATCCAAAGATCGCCTTTCAGGTCACAAAAGCGGTCAGGGAAAAGACTAAGCTTCCGTTGATCGTCAAGCTCTCCCCCAATGTTACCGATATTGCGATCATTGCTCGAAGTGTTGAGGATGCAGGAGCAGATGCTGTTTCTTTGATAAATACCATCACTGCAATGGCCGTAGATGTGAAAACGCGCCGGCCCAAGCTTGCCAACATTACCGGAGGACTCTCCGGGCCCGCCATCAAACCGATTGCTCTGCGAATGGTCTGGAATGCCGCTCGGGCAGTTCGTATCCCGGTTATTGGCGTCGGGGGAATAATAGATGCTTCAGATGCCCTGGAGTTCTTTATAGTGGGGGCCCGTGCCATACAGGTTGGAACTGCAAACTTCGTGAACCCACGAGCCTCTGTCGAGATTGTGGAAGGCCTCGACGCCTACCTTGCGGAAAACAACATTTCTGATATCAGCCAGGTCATTGGAAGTCTGAGGACATAA